The Hyphomicrobiales bacterium genome includes a region encoding these proteins:
- the rimI gene encoding ribosomal-protein-alanine N-acetyltransferase has translation MTAGPQAPLTVLSAADAEAASLLHGLCFAEAWQADALAALASDPSGLALAVWCACDELGGLVIARLAADESEILTLAVHPEHRRRGIARKLLTGLARDLTARGIARLFLEVATSNVAAVALYRGLGFVEVGLRRGYYAASGDDALVMRLDLAPHAGPDVRRVSDGRSM, from the coding sequence ATGACCGCAGGACCACAGGCACCGCTCACCGTATTGAGCGCCGCCGATGCCGAGGCCGCATCGCTGCTCCATGGGCTCTGCTTTGCAGAGGCTTGGCAGGCGGACGCCCTGGCGGCCCTTGCTTCTGACCCGAGCGGGCTGGCGCTGGCCGTCTGGTGCGCGTGTGACGAACTCGGCGGCCTCGTGATCGCTCGCCTCGCTGCCGACGAGTCCGAGATCCTGACCCTGGCCGTGCATCCCGAGCATCGCCGTCGCGGTATCGCGCGCAAACTGCTGACCGGGCTTGCCCGAGACTTGACCGCTCGCGGCATAGCTCGTTTGTTTCTCGAGGTTGCGACATCGAACGTTGCGGCCGTCGCACTTTATCGCGGCCTCGGCTTCGTTGAGGTCGGCCTGCGAAGAGGCTACTACGCAGCGAGCGGCGACGATGCACTCGTGATGCGGCTCGATCTGGCGCCGCACGCGGGGCCCGACGTACGGCGGGTGAGTGACGGGAGAAGCATGTGA
- a CDS encoding transcriptional repressor → MRMTGQRRAIARVLSQTKDHPDVEELHRRVTAVDARISLSTVYRTVRLFEENGILERHDFGAGRARYERATREHHDHLIDTETGTVIEFRDEEIELLQERVARRLGYELVGHRLELYGRRVDKST, encoded by the coding sequence ATGCGCATGACCGGCCAGCGCCGGGCCATCGCGCGTGTGCTCTCCCAGACAAAGGATCACCCGGACGTCGAGGAACTCCACCGCCGCGTCACCGCCGTCGACGCCCGCATCTCGCTGTCGACCGTCTATCGCACGGTGCGTCTCTTCGAGGAGAACGGCATTCTGGAGCGCCACGATTTCGGCGCCGGACGGGCGCGATACGAACGGGCCACGCGCGAGCACCACGACCACCTCATCGATACCGAGACCGGCACCGTGATCGAGTTTCGCGACGAGGAGATCGAATTGCTGCAGGAGCGGGTCGCACGCCGGCTGGGCTACGAACTGGTGGGCCATCGCCTAGAGCTCTATGGCCGCCGAGTGGACAAGAGCACATGA
- a CDS encoding 1-acyl-sn-glycerol-3-phosphate acyltransferase has product MSAVRGARRLVLFLAFTLPMMLVQFLALRVSPRLAARIPVWYHRRVAAILGLRVKVTGQLDPDRPALLLSNHISWLDIVVLGSVAPVSFVAKREVGEWPFVSWLARLQQTIFVDRERRTSLPEIAARMGERMAEGGNVVLFPEGTSGDGNRVLAFKSSLIAPVFAEAGGPTDTPRPQVRTCAIAYTRLQGLPIGRAGRPLVAWYGDMDMFTHGWGVLRSPPIEVHVVIDPPLEITEFPDRKTLTAYAEGRVAEQVARLLRTGGVAAGGPKRDARPAAALTGEGHRPALDAPGGGA; this is encoded by the coding sequence ATGAGCGCCGTTCGCGGCGCCCGGCGCCTCGTCCTGTTCCTCGCCTTCACGCTGCCGATGATGCTCGTGCAGTTCCTTGCGCTCCGCGTCAGCCCGAGGCTCGCGGCGCGCATACCGGTCTGGTACCATCGCCGGGTCGCCGCCATCCTCGGCTTGCGGGTGAAAGTCACCGGGCAGCTCGATCCCGACCGGCCGGCGCTTCTCCTGTCCAACCATATTTCCTGGCTCGACATCGTCGTTCTCGGCTCGGTGGCGCCGGTCTCCTTCGTTGCCAAGCGCGAGGTGGGCGAGTGGCCGTTCGTCTCCTGGCTCGCGCGCCTCCAGCAGACCATTTTCGTCGACCGCGAGCGCCGCACGTCGTTGCCGGAAATCGCCGCCAGGATGGGCGAGCGGATGGCCGAGGGGGGCAATGTGGTGCTCTTTCCCGAAGGCACCAGCGGCGACGGCAACCGGGTGCTCGCCTTCAAGAGTTCCCTCATCGCGCCGGTTTTCGCCGAGGCCGGCGGCCCGACGGACACGCCGCGCCCGCAGGTGCGCACGTGCGCGATCGCCTACACACGCTTGCAGGGTCTGCCGATCGGCCGCGCCGGGCGCCCCCTGGTCGCATGGTACGGCGACATGGACATGTTCACGCACGGCTGGGGTGTCTTGCGTTCGCCCCCGATCGAGGTTCACGTGGTCATCGACCCGCCGCTCGAGATCACGGAGTTTCCGGACCGCAAGACGCTGACCGCCTATGCCGAGGGTCGTGTTGCCGAGCAGGTCGCGCGCCTGCTGCGCACGGGGGGCGTTGCGGCGGGCGGGCCCAAGCGTGACGCCCGGCCGGCGGCGGCCTTGACCGGTGAGGGGCATCGCCCGGCACTGGACGCGCCGGGCGGCGGCGCCTAA
- the miaB gene encoding tRNA (N6-isopentenyl adenosine(37)-C2)-methylthiotransferase MiaB, translating into MPSKRVHIKSFGCQMNVYDSERMAEALAPLGYVETAEPTEADVIVLNTCHIREKAAEKVYSELGRLRRIKAERRGRGKETMVAVAGCVAQAEGAEIVRRAPVVDLVVGPQSYHRLPDLLFRARQEGRSLVLTEFPEEDKFAHLPARRPKGAPAAFLTVQEGCDKFCTFCVVPYTRGAELSRPLARVLAEARELVDAGAREITLLGQNVNAYHGETPTGGVASLATLLSRLAEIDGLDRLRYATSHPRDMTRELIAAHATNPKLMPYLHLPFQAGSDRILAAMNRKHTAGEYVALIDRIREARPDIAMSTDIIVGFPGETEADFEATMEVVRRVGFAQAYSFKYSARPGTPAATIDAQVDEEVASDRLHRLQALLTEQQEAFNVACVGRTLDVLLERPAARRPGHLVGRSPYLQSVHVEVPAQFVGQIVAVDIVDAGATSLTGVIKAARQGNMQVA; encoded by the coding sequence ATGCCTTCGAAGCGCGTTCACATCAAATCGTTCGGTTGTCAGATGAACGTCTACGACTCCGAGCGCATGGCCGAGGCCCTCGCCCCGCTCGGCTACGTCGAGACCGCCGAGCCCACCGAGGCCGACGTCATCGTGCTCAACACCTGCCACATCCGCGAAAAGGCCGCCGAGAAGGTCTATTCCGAACTCGGCCGCCTGCGCCGCATCAAGGCCGAGCGTCGCGGCCGTGGCAAGGAAACGATGGTGGCGGTTGCCGGCTGCGTGGCCCAGGCCGAGGGCGCCGAGATCGTCCGCCGCGCGCCCGTCGTCGATCTGGTTGTCGGGCCGCAGAGCTATCACCGCCTGCCCGACCTCCTTTTTCGCGCCCGCCAGGAAGGCCGCAGCCTCGTGCTCACCGAGTTCCCGGAGGAGGACAAGTTCGCCCACCTGCCGGCCCGCCGGCCCAAGGGCGCGCCGGCCGCATTCCTGACGGTCCAGGAGGGGTGCGACAAGTTCTGCACGTTCTGTGTGGTGCCCTATACCCGGGGCGCCGAACTCTCGCGTCCGCTCGCCCGGGTCCTCGCCGAGGCGCGCGAGCTGGTCGACGCGGGCGCCCGCGAGATCACCCTGCTCGGTCAGAACGTCAACGCCTACCACGGCGAGACGCCGACCGGCGGTGTGGCATCGCTCGCCACGCTGCTGTCCCGACTGGCCGAGATCGACGGTCTGGATCGCTTGCGTTATGCGACCTCGCATCCCCGCGACATGACCCGCGAGCTGATCGCCGCGCACGCCACGAACCCCAAGCTGATGCCCTATCTCCATCTGCCGTTCCAGGCGGGCTCGGACCGGATCCTGGCCGCCATGAACCGCAAGCACACGGCTGGCGAATACGTCGCACTCATCGATCGTATTCGCGAGGCGCGTCCCGACATCGCGATGTCCACCGACATCATCGTTGGTTTTCCGGGTGAGACGGAGGCCGATTTCGAAGCCACCATGGAGGTGGTGCGCAGGGTCGGCTTCGCGCAGGCCTACTCCTTCAAGTACAGCGCCCGCCCCGGCACCCCCGCCGCCACCATCGACGCCCAGGTCGACGAAGAGGTCGCGAGCGACCGTCTGCATCGGCTCCAGGCCCTCCTCACCGAACAGCAGGAGGCCTTCAATGTCGCGTGCGTCGGCCGCACGCTCGATGTCCTGCTCGAGCGCCCGGCCGCCCGCCGTCCCGGCCACCTCGTCGGCCGTTCGCCCTATCTCCAGTCGGTTCATGTCGAAGTGCCGGCCCAATTCGTTGGACAAATCGTCGCGGTGGACATCGTTGACGCTGGCGCGACCAGCCTCACCGGTGTCATAAAAGCGGCACGACAGGGGAATATGCAGGTTGCCTGA
- a CDS encoding AAA family ATPase: MATDSGRAPLQRLVIPFEDNRLLAALVGEFDRHLALIEDRLGVQAAARGNVITVTGSRERCDMARDVLQVLYRRLETGVMVSTGDVDGAIRHALAPSAATPGEGRDTAQLVGELAQVRTRKRIVTARTPMQSAYLKALERHELVIATGPAGTGKTYLAVAAAAARLEAGEVERIILSRPAVEAGERLGFLPGDMREKVDPYLRPLYDALYDVLPAEKVERGIDNQVIEIAPLAFMRGRTLSHAFVILDEAQNCTSMQMKMFLTRLGEGSRMVVTGDPTQVDLPPGQRSGLTEATERLRGIDEIAMVAFTGADVVRHALVAKIVAAYESDGTKR; this comes from the coding sequence ATGGCCACCGATAGCGGACGCGCACCATTGCAGAGACTGGTGATACCCTTCGAGGACAATCGGCTTCTGGCCGCGCTGGTCGGCGAGTTCGACCGTCATCTCGCGCTGATCGAGGATCGCCTCGGCGTGCAAGCTGCCGCGCGCGGCAATGTCATCACCGTGACCGGCAGCCGCGAACGCTGCGACATGGCCCGGGATGTGCTGCAGGTCCTTTACCGCAGGTTGGAGACCGGCGTCATGGTCAGTACCGGCGATGTCGATGGCGCGATCCGCCACGCCCTCGCGCCGTCCGCCGCGACGCCCGGGGAGGGGCGCGACACGGCGCAGCTCGTCGGTGAGCTTGCCCAGGTGCGCACCCGAAAGCGCATCGTCACGGCCCGCACCCCGATGCAGAGTGCCTACCTCAAGGCTCTCGAGCGCCACGAACTGGTCATCGCGACCGGGCCCGCCGGCACCGGCAAGACCTATCTCGCCGTGGCCGCCGCCGCCGCCCGCCTCGAGGCCGGCGAGGTGGAGCGCATCATCCTCTCGCGCCCGGCCGTCGAGGCTGGCGAGCGCCTCGGCTTCCTTCCGGGCGACATGCGCGAGAAGGTCGATCCCTATTTGCGTCCGCTCTATGACGCGCTCTATGATGTGCTGCCGGCCGAGAAGGTCGAGCGGGGCATCGACAATCAGGTCATCGAGATCGCGCCTCTCGCTTTCATGCGCGGCCGCACGCTGTCCCATGCGTTCGTCATCCTGGACGAAGCCCAGAACTGCACGAGCATGCAGATGAAAATGTTCCTGACCCGACTCGGCGAAGGCTCGCGCATGGTGGTGACGGGTGACCCGACCCAGGTCGATCTGCCGCCCGGTCAGCGCTCGGGCCTCACCGAGGCGACCGAGCGGCTCCGGGGGATCGACGAGATCGCGATGGTGGCATTCACCGGTGCCGACGTGGTCCGCCATGCCCTGGTCGCCAAGATCGTCGCGGCCTACGAGAGCGACGGCACGAAACGATGA
- the ybeY gene encoding rRNA maturation RNase YbeY, translating into MSDPSRDRECRAGGSAGLQLEVDVIGEHEPWLAFADLTAALDAAARVAIEFAAADGQRALSAWLTGRRAGVTILLCDDATMADLNGRFRGKPSPTNVLSFPGAPDASHLPPGEVFGLGDVALGYETVVAEAAGLGRSLRDHAMHLAVHGTLHLLGYDHEDDGEADRMEEIEIRVLAELGVANPYESDAVVESAG; encoded by the coding sequence ATGAGCGATCCCTCGCGCGACCGAGAATGCCGCGCCGGCGGTTCGGCCGGCCTTCAACTCGAAGTCGATGTCATCGGCGAGCATGAGCCCTGGCTCGCTTTCGCCGATTTGACCGCAGCCCTCGATGCCGCGGCCCGAGTGGCGATCGAGTTCGCCGCCGCCGATGGACAACGGGCGCTTTCGGCATGGCTGACGGGCAGGCGCGCCGGCGTGACCATTCTCCTTTGCGACGACGCCACGATGGCCGACCTCAACGGACGCTTTCGCGGCAAGCCCTCGCCGACCAATGTGCTGTCCTTTCCTGGGGCGCCGGACGCATCGCACCTGCCGCCGGGGGAGGTCTTCGGCCTCGGCGACGTCGCGCTCGGCTACGAGACCGTCGTGGCGGAGGCGGCCGGCCTCGGCCGTTCGTTGCGCGATCACGCGATGCATCTTGCGGTGCACGGCACGCTCCATCTCCTCGGCTACGATCATGAAGACGACGGCGAGGCCGATCGCATGGAGGAGATCGAGATTCGGGTTCTGGCGGAGCTCGGGGTCGCGAATCCTTACGAGTCCGATGCAGTGGTCGAAAGTGCGGGTTGA
- a CDS encoding CBS domain-containing protein, with translation MSSDSGPGPRDASGNDDTSNGNGNGGDSPGWLRSLRAKLGLSGSPSLRDTLEMALKQGSQSAEAFSSQEREMLLRILRFGGLKVFDVMVPRADIVGVDERASMGDLVRLFEEAGHSRVPIFRESLDDLRGMIHIKDVMSWLADRIAPPGTGNDANEDIDLHAPAIPSGTPVAAVVSAPGQAASPTQASPVAEGATARPVEQAAEPPRPGGLLDMEKFAADLARPISSTRLRREVLFVPPSMPVVNLLLRMQSTRIHLAMVVDEYGGTDGLVSIEDLVEEIVGDIEDEHDDDEAELIAEVPRLGLVASARAPIDEVEEFLGLSLLEEDEEEDIDTLGGLVFSMAGRVPVRGELIRHPSGVEFEVLDADPRRIRRIRIHRRSGAPGAPVAEPKPA, from the coding sequence ATGAGCAGTGACAGCGGGCCCGGTCCGAGGGACGCCAGCGGCAATGACGATACCTCGAACGGTAACGGCAATGGTGGCGACAGTCCCGGCTGGTTGCGATCCCTGAGGGCCAAACTCGGCCTTTCGGGCTCGCCTTCCCTGCGTGACACCCTCGAGATGGCCCTCAAGCAGGGCTCCCAGAGCGCCGAGGCGTTCTCTTCCCAGGAGCGCGAGATGCTGTTGCGCATCCTGCGTTTCGGTGGCCTCAAGGTGTTCGACGTGATGGTGCCGCGCGCCGACATCGTCGGTGTCGACGAGCGTGCCAGCATGGGAGATCTGGTGCGCCTGTTCGAGGAAGCGGGCCATTCACGCGTGCCGATTTTCCGCGAGTCTTTGGATGACCTGCGCGGCATGATCCACATCAAGGACGTCATGTCCTGGCTCGCCGACCGGATTGCCCCGCCCGGCACCGGCAATGACGCGAACGAGGACATCGACCTGCACGCCCCGGCCATACCGTCTGGTACGCCGGTTGCGGCTGTGGTGTCCGCGCCCGGGCAGGCGGCGTCGCCAACGCAAGCAAGTCCCGTCGCCGAGGGCGCGACCGCCCGGCCCGTCGAACAGGCGGCGGAACCGCCGCGACCGGGCGGACTCCTCGACATGGAGAAATTCGCCGCGGATCTCGCCCGCCCGATTTCCTCCACACGGCTCCGACGCGAAGTGCTTTTCGTGCCGCCCTCGATGCCCGTCGTCAACCTGCTGTTGCGGATGCAGTCGACCCGCATTCATCTCGCCATGGTGGTGGACGAGTACGGTGGCACCGACGGCCTGGTCTCCATCGAGGACCTCGTCGAGGAGATCGTCGGCGACATCGAGGACGAGCACGACGACGACGAGGCCGAGCTGATCGCCGAGGTCCCCCGCCTCGGCCTGGTGGCATCGGCCCGTGCGCCGATCGACGAGGTCGAGGAGTTCCTTGGACTGAGCCTGCTGGAGGAGGACGAGGAGGAGGATATCGATACCTTGGGCGGCCTCGTCTTTTCCATGGCGGGACGCGTGCCCGTGCGCGGCGAGTTGATCCGCCACCCTTCGGGAGTCGAATTCGAGGTCCTCGATGCCGATCCGAGGCGCATACGCCGCATCCGTATCCACCGCCGCTCCGGAGCGCCCGGAGCGCCCGTAGCCGAGCCCAAGCCCGCCTGA
- the lnt gene encoding apolipoprotein N-acyltransferase: MRVARGDGLNGAGDARPAKLSLWLAAPLSLSLGAVAILGLQPFAIWPLFFVSLSGLVWLLDRLASERTDRRERLRAFALVGWSYAFGYHLTGLHWIGAAFLVEAEQFGWLLPFAITLLPAGLSLFMAAAVALVGMIWQPGTVSRILAFAVAVSIFELARSSVLTGFPWNTLGYWLTMEPALAQSVSLVGVEGLLPLAVLVFSLPALLFSPFAPGRSAAIGARFLAGIVLLGLACAWTWGAARLASAPALATGNSSGAPLLRLVQPSIPQREKWKPGNARPIFDLLKSLSRNRSDGRTDDMAAVTHLVWPESVFPFEVLRDRVALEEIAALLAPDRHLVAGALRIERPGEVGGAVADPYALNSILVLDDAGRLATRPYDKNRLVPFGEFLPLKGVLSALGLRALVRQRAGFASGATSPRLDVPGLPPAVALICYEAIFPQAAFPASLATGGEAAVRPGWLLNVTNDAWFGRSIGPHQHLHHARVRALEQGLPLVRVANNGITALVDPFGRIVSRLELDHRGTLDVVLPPPLAPTPFSRFGRNAVFVLLLLLCATTWLALPVRGMDEPTRLA; encoded by the coding sequence ATGCGCGTGGCGCGAGGCGATGGCCTGAACGGGGCTGGCGATGCGCGCCCGGCCAAACTCTCCCTCTGGTTGGCCGCTCCCCTTTCCCTGTCGCTCGGTGCGGTTGCCATCCTCGGGCTTCAGCCGTTCGCGATCTGGCCGCTGTTTTTCGTTTCCCTTTCAGGCCTCGTCTGGCTGCTCGACCGCCTGGCCAGCGAGCGCACGGATCGTCGGGAGCGGCTGCGCGCCTTCGCACTGGTCGGCTGGAGCTACGCCTTCGGTTATCATCTCACCGGGTTGCACTGGATCGGCGCCGCATTTCTCGTCGAGGCCGAGCAGTTCGGGTGGCTGCTGCCATTCGCGATTACGCTCCTGCCAGCCGGCCTTTCCCTCTTCATGGCCGCTGCCGTTGCCCTTGTCGGCATGATTTGGCAGCCAGGGACGGTCTCTCGGATCCTGGCGTTCGCCGTCGCGGTCTCCATTTTCGAGCTGGCGCGCTCGAGCGTGCTGACCGGCTTTCCTTGGAACACGCTCGGCTATTGGCTGACGATGGAGCCTGCGCTCGCCCAGTCGGTCAGCCTCGTTGGGGTCGAGGGACTTCTGCCGCTCGCGGTGCTCGTCTTCTCGTTGCCAGCGCTGTTGTTCTCTCCGTTCGCTCCGGGGCGCTCCGCTGCCATCGGTGCCCGGTTCCTGGCCGGCATTGTGCTCCTTGGCCTCGCTTGCGCTTGGACCTGGGGCGCCGCGCGCCTCGCCTCCGCTCCCGCGCTCGCCACGGGAAATTCGAGCGGTGCTCCGCTGCTCCGGCTCGTGCAACCGAGCATTCCGCAGCGCGAGAAGTGGAAACCGGGCAATGCGCGACCGATTTTCGATCTCCTCAAGTCGCTCAGCCGCAATCGCAGCGACGGCCGCACGGACGACATGGCCGCGGTCACCCACCTCGTCTGGCCGGAATCGGTCTTCCCGTTCGAGGTACTGCGTGACCGCGTCGCCCTCGAGGAGATCGCCGCGCTGCTCGCACCGGATCGCCACCTTGTGGCCGGGGCGCTGCGCATCGAGCGCCCCGGTGAGGTGGGTGGCGCCGTCGCCGACCCCTATGCCTTGAACAGCATCCTCGTGCTCGACGACGCCGGACGGCTCGCCACCAGACCCTACGACAAGAACCGCCTCGTGCCGTTCGGCGAGTTCCTGCCGCTGAAGGGCGTCCTCTCGGCGCTGGGCTTGCGAGCGCTCGTTCGCCAGCGCGCTGGCTTTGCATCGGGTGCTACGTCACCGCGCCTCGATGTCCCCGGCCTGCCGCCCGCCGTCGCGCTGATCTGCTACGAAGCGATCTTTCCGCAGGCGGCCTTCCCGGCTTCGTTGGCGACGGGGGGCGAGGCCGCGGTGCGGCCGGGCTGGCTGCTCAACGTCACCAACGATGCCTGGTTCGGTCGCTCCATCGGCCCCCATCAGCATCTCCATCATGCCCGGGTGCGCGCGCTGGAGCAGGGGCTCCCGCTCGTGCGCGTGGCGAACAACGGGATCACCGCGCTCGTCGATCCGTTCGGACGCATCGTCTCTCGACTCGAACTCGACCATCGCGGAACGCTCGACGTCGTTCTTCCGCCGCCGCTCGCCCCGACGCCATTCTCGCGCTTCGGCCGCAATGCGGTTTTCGTCCTGTTGCTGTTGCTCTGTGCGACAACCTGGCTGGCCCTCCCGGTTCGCGGCATGGACGAGCCCACTCGCCTTGCTTGA
- a CDS encoding helix-turn-helix domain-containing protein, whose amino-acid sequence MDDAAPKRPNPVDVHVGGRVRLRRMLLGMSQERLGEQMNLTFQQVQKYEKGANRIGASRLHQIAGILGVPVAYFFEELTYQSTAVGQPGFAEDGRDGSVMDFLNSREGMELNRAFMRIQSPKLRRSIIEHVRAIADRESEDQG is encoded by the coding sequence ATGGACGACGCGGCGCCGAAGCGGCCGAATCCGGTGGATGTTCACGTCGGTGGGCGCGTCCGTCTGCGGCGCATGCTGCTGGGGATGAGCCAGGAGCGGCTGGGTGAGCAGATGAACCTCACCTTCCAGCAGGTCCAGAAGTACGAGAAGGGCGCCAATCGCATCGGCGCGAGCCGCCTGCACCAGATCGCCGGAATACTCGGCGTGCCGGTCGCCTATTTCTTCGAGGAACTCACCTATCAGTCGACCGCCGTCGGTCAGCCCGGCTTCGCCGAGGATGGCCGCGACGGCAGCGTCATGGATTTTCTGAACAGCCGCGAGGGAATGGAACTCAACCGCGCGTTCATGCGCATCCAGTCGCCGAAACTGCGCCGTAGCATCATCGAGCATGTGCGCGCGATCGCCGACCGCGAGTCCGAGGACCAAGGCTAG
- a CDS encoding 50S ribosomal protein L28: MARRCELTGKGVMTGNNVSHANNKTRREFRPNLCQVSLLSDVLGRSIRLRVSAHALRSVEHRGGIDAFLLKASDDELSDRALKLKREIAKARASASETAAA; the protein is encoded by the coding sequence ATGGCAAGGCGTTGTGAACTGACCGGCAAGGGCGTGATGACGGGGAACAACGTCAGTCATGCGAACAACAAGACTCGGCGCGAGTTTCGCCCGAACCTTTGCCAAGTGTCGCTGTTGAGCGATGTGCTGGGCCGCTCGATCCGTCTTCGCGTCAGCGCGCATGCGCTCCGCTCGGTCGAGCACCGCGGCGGCATCGACGCGTTCCTGCTCAAGGCTTCCGACGACGAGCTGTCCGATCGCGCTCTCAAGCTGAAGCGCGAGATCGCAAAGGCCCGTGCGTCCGCGAGCGAAACTGCCGCGGCCTGA
- the cobT gene encoding cobaltochelatase subunit CobT, translating into MAKSQNSRTLPNEPFKRAVAMCTRAVAGEEEIEVTYGSAPPRLEGKNIRLPEPSRIPGAREVAVIRGHADALALRAACHDAKLHARIAPSAGEARKLFEAVEGARIEALGTNRMSGMADNLTARLEDHYKDGRFAGQRERSDAPLEEALALIVRQRLTGLEPPRSTAGLVEAWREHIEARASGLLDDLDGLAENQAAFGRHMRQLLRALDLDMEPLQSESEEETAEGDEGQGETDGAEEGEGDDSAQRAADERYAEGEVGDETEYSDMADTDQADLEGEVDDPAETDQPSWANSTVLDDPTRFGYKVYTHAFDEEVPAEQLCSTEELERLRVFLDKELRVFQGAVARIANRLQRRLLAQQNRSWDFDLEEGALDVARLTRVVIDPMHPLSFKQERDTEFRDTVVTLLLDNSGSMRGRPIMVAACCADILARTLERCGVKVEILGFTTRAWKGGSSREQWLANHRPPAPGRLNDLRHIIYKPADAPWRRTKRNLALMMREGLLKENIDGEALTWAHNRLLARTEQRRILMMISDGAPVDDSTLSVNSGSYLEQHLRKVIEEIETRSPVQLIAIGIGHDVTRYYRRAVTITDPSELAGAMTDKLVEMFEEKEPRQIGAGPGRRRGAAGRRMPARTAAR; encoded by the coding sequence ATGGCCAAGTCACAGAACTCGAGGACGCTGCCGAACGAGCCCTTCAAGCGTGCCGTCGCGATGTGCACACGGGCGGTGGCCGGCGAGGAGGAGATCGAGGTCACCTACGGCTCCGCCCCGCCGCGGCTCGAGGGCAAGAACATCCGGCTACCCGAGCCGTCGCGGATTCCCGGAGCCCGTGAGGTGGCGGTGATCCGTGGCCATGCCGATGCCCTGGCGCTGCGCGCCGCCTGTCACGATGCCAAGTTGCACGCGCGCATCGCGCCCTCGGCTGGGGAGGCGCGCAAGCTCTTCGAGGCGGTCGAGGGCGCCCGCATCGAGGCCCTCGGCACCAACCGCATGAGCGGCATGGCCGACAACCTGACGGCGCGGCTCGAGGACCACTACAAGGACGGACGCTTTGCCGGCCAGCGCGAGCGCTCCGACGCACCGCTCGAGGAGGCCCTCGCGCTGATCGTTCGCCAGCGGCTCACCGGGCTCGAGCCACCGCGCTCGACGGCCGGGCTCGTCGAGGCATGGCGTGAGCACATCGAAGCGCGCGCATCCGGTCTGCTCGACGATCTGGATGGTCTCGCCGAGAACCAGGCCGCCTTCGGACGCCACATGCGCCAGCTGCTGCGCGCGCTCGACCTCGACATGGAACCGCTGCAGAGCGAAAGCGAGGAAGAGACCGCCGAGGGCGACGAGGGCCAGGGCGAAACGGATGGCGCCGAGGAGGGGGAGGGCGACGACAGCGCGCAGCGCGCCGCCGACGAGCGGTACGCGGAAGGCGAGGTCGGCGACGAGACCGAATATTCCGACATGGCCGACACCGATCAGGCCGATCTCGAGGGTGAGGTCGATGATCCGGCCGAGACCGATCAGCCGAGTTGGGCCAACTCGACCGTTCTCGATGACCCGACCCGCTTCGGCTACAAGGTCTACACCCATGCCTTCGACGAGGAGGTGCCGGCCGAGCAGCTCTGCTCGACGGAGGAATTGGAGCGGCTCAGGGTCTTCCTCGACAAGGAGCTGCGGGTCTTCCAGGGCGCCGTCGCGCGGATCGCCAACCGGCTGCAGCGCCGGCTGCTGGCGCAGCAGAACCGCTCCTGGGATTTCGATCTCGAGGAGGGGGCGCTCGACGTGGCGCGGCTGACGCGCGTCGTCATCGACCCGATGCATCCGCTCTCCTTCAAGCAGGAGCGCGACACGGAATTCCGCGACACCGTCGTCACGCTGCTGCTCGACAATTCGGGCTCGATGCGGGGCCGGCCGATCATGGTGGCGGCATGCTGCGCCGACATCCTCGCGCGCACGCTCGAGCGCTGCGGCGTAAAAGTCGAGATCCTCGGCTTCACCACCCGTGCCTGGAAGGGGGGGAGTTCGCGCGAGCAGTGGCTCGCCAATCACCGCCCGCCAGCGCCAGGGCGGCTCAACGATCTGCGCCACATCATCTACAAGCCCGCGGACGCGCCCTGGCGGCGCACGAAGCGTAATCTCGCCCTGATGATGCGCGAGGGGCTGCTCAAGGAGAATATCGACGGCGAGGCGCTGACCTGGGCACACAATCGGTTGCTCGCGCGCACCGAGCAGCGGCGGATCCTGATGATGATTTCGGATGGCGCGCCCGTGGACGACTCCACGCTCTCGGTCAACAGCGGCTCCTATCTCGAGCAGCACCTCCGTAAGGTGATCGAGGAGATCGAGACTCGCTCGCCCGTGCAGCTCATCGCCATCGGCATCGGGCATGATGTGACACGTTATTATCGCCGGGCCGTGACGATCACCGATCCGAGCGAGCTTGCGGGCGCCATGACCGACAAGCTGGTCGAGATGTTCGAGGAAAAGGAGCCGCGCCAGATCGGCGCCGGGCCCGGCAGGCGGCGCGGGGCCGCCGGGAGGCGCATGCCCGCTCGGACCGCTGCTCGATGA